The following coding sequences are from one Reyranella humidisoli window:
- the ccmA gene encoding heme ABC exporter ATP-binding protein CcmA, with amino-acid sequence MAPPLLEVTGLSCRRGGRLVFDRLSFALGEGELLALTGRNGSGKTSLLRALAGLTPPHAGTIAWQGADISLDPETWRGRLAWLGHLEGLKGDLTVMENLVFAERLRGGEAGDRLEWALVALDLIGLSAREVRTLSAGQRRRTALARIVLSQAPLWLLDEPLNALDVPAQAAFRTALQRHLAAGGLAIAATHAELGIEGRSLELGPALSSTSPPLGGEAG; translated from the coding sequence ATGGCGCCTCCGCTTCTCGAAGTGACCGGCCTGTCGTGCCGCCGCGGCGGCCGGCTGGTATTCGACCGTCTTTCCTTCGCCCTGGGCGAAGGCGAGCTCCTGGCGCTGACCGGGCGCAACGGCAGCGGCAAGACCAGCCTGCTGCGCGCATTGGCCGGGCTGACGCCGCCTCATGCCGGCACGATCGCCTGGCAGGGCGCCGACATCAGCCTCGACCCTGAGACCTGGCGGGGGCGGCTGGCCTGGCTCGGCCATCTCGAGGGGCTGAAGGGCGACCTCACGGTGATGGAGAACCTCGTCTTCGCTGAACGGCTGCGGGGTGGGGAGGCGGGGGACCGGCTGGAATGGGCCCTCGTCGCGTTGGACCTGATCGGTCTTTCCGCACGCGAGGTGCGGACCCTGTCGGCCGGCCAGCGTCGTCGCACCGCGCTCGCCCGCATCGTCCTGTCGCAGGCGCCGCTCTGGCTGCTCGACGAGCCGCTGAACGCGCTCGACGTGCCCGCCCAGGCCGCTTTCCGCACAGCGCTCCAGAGGCATCTCGCGGCCGGCGGTCTCGCCATTGCCGCGACGCATGCCGAACTCGGCATCGAGGGACGCTCGCTCGAGCTCGGGCCAGCCCTTTCAAGCACCTCTCCCCCGCTAGGGGGAGAGGCAGGGTGA
- the ccmB gene encoding heme exporter protein CcmB yields MSGFLALLRRDLHLVWRRPGDVGVVLAFFVVATVLFPLGIGPETNVLARIAAGVLWCAALFAALLSLERLFAADYEDGTLDLLLLAPWPLELAALAKCLAHWIVTGLPLSLLAPVLGVAFGLDGQSLLALGATLLVGTPTLSLIGGLAAALTLGARKSGALLALLALPLCVPTLIFGAGAIETLAAGEGIVTHVAILAALALVALATTPWAIAAALRQAGE; encoded by the coding sequence ATGAGCGGCTTCCTCGCCCTGCTGCGGCGCGACCTGCATCTCGTCTGGCGGCGGCCGGGCGATGTCGGCGTCGTGCTCGCCTTCTTCGTCGTGGCGACGGTGCTGTTTCCGTTGGGCATCGGTCCCGAGACCAACGTGCTGGCGCGCATCGCCGCGGGCGTCCTGTGGTGCGCCGCGCTGTTCGCGGCGCTGCTGTCGCTGGAGCGGCTGTTCGCCGCCGATTATGAGGACGGCACGCTCGACCTGCTGCTGCTGGCGCCGTGGCCGCTCGAGCTGGCGGCGCTGGCCAAATGCCTCGCTCACTGGATCGTGACCGGCCTGCCGCTCAGCCTGCTGGCGCCGGTGCTGGGCGTCGCCTTCGGCCTCGACGGGCAGAGCCTGCTGGCGCTGGGCGCGACGCTTCTGGTCGGCACGCCCACTTTGTCGTTGATCGGCGGGCTCGCGGCGGCACTGACGCTCGGGGCACGCAAATCCGGCGCGCTGCTGGCGCTGCTCGCGCTGCCGCTCTGCGTGCCGACGCTGATCTTCGGCGCCGGCGCGATCGAGACGCTGGCGGCGGGCGAAGGCATCGTGACGCATGTCGCAATCCTCGCCGCTCTTGCATTGGTCGCCCTGGCCACGACGCCATGGGCGATTGCCGCAGCCTTGCGGCAAGCCGGCGAATAG
- a CDS encoding heme ABC transporter permease produces MADLHFLANPARFRRFSQRVLPGLGFATVLMLAVGVYLAFFVAPEDYQQGQTVRIMFVHVPSAWLSMGGYAMLAALGASLLVWRHPLAALMARAAAPVGASFAAVCLLTGSLWGRPMWGTYWVWDARLTSMLLLFFLYLGHIALSRAYDSPERGDRAAAILALIGVINLPIIKFSVDWWNTLHQPASITRLDAPAIHNSILVPLLWMAVSLLFLFVYLVLLRTETEIDRRRLENAEAAA; encoded by the coding sequence ATGGCCGACCTGCATTTTCTCGCCAATCCTGCGCGGTTCCGGCGCTTCTCCCAGCGCGTGCTGCCGGGCCTCGGCTTCGCCACGGTGCTGATGCTGGCGGTCGGCGTCTACTTGGCGTTCTTCGTGGCGCCGGAGGACTACCAGCAGGGCCAGACCGTGCGGATCATGTTCGTGCACGTACCGTCCGCCTGGCTGTCGATGGGCGGCTACGCGATGCTGGCCGCGCTCGGCGCTTCGCTGCTGGTGTGGCGCCATCCGCTGGCGGCGCTGATGGCGCGCGCGGCCGCACCCGTAGGCGCGAGCTTCGCGGCTGTATGTCTGCTCACCGGCTCGCTGTGGGGCCGGCCGATGTGGGGCACCTACTGGGTGTGGGACGCGCGCCTCACCTCGATGCTGCTGCTGTTCTTCCTCTATCTCGGCCACATCGCGCTCAGCCGCGCGTACGATTCGCCCGAGCGCGGCGACCGCGCCGCGGCGATCCTGGCGCTGATCGGCGTGATCAACCTGCCGATTATCAAGTTCTCGGTCGACTGGTGGAACACGCTGCACCAGCCGGCCTCGATCACGCGGCTCGACGCGCCGGCGATCCACAATTCGATCCTAGTGCCGCTGCTCTGGATGGCGGTCTCGCTGCTGTTCCTGTTCGTCTACCTGGTGCTGCTGCGGACCGAGACCGAGATCGACCGCCGCCGCCTCGAGAATGCCGAGGCCGCGGCATGA
- the ccmD gene encoding heme exporter protein CcmD, protein MSNHAAYILASYLAAALILGGLVIASLGARKRVRRELAARGLDKRR, encoded by the coding sequence ATGAGCAACCACGCGGCCTATATCCTCGCCTCCTATCTCGCCGCCGCACTCATCCTGGGCGGGCTGGTGATCGCCTCGCTCGGTGCGCGCAAGCGGGTGCGGCGCGAGCTGGCCGCGCGCGGTCTGGACAAGCGCCGATGA
- the ccmE gene encoding cytochrome c maturation protein CcmE, producing the protein MTPKRRRLWLLLGSLATLGVAATLVLTALNDNLVFFYSPTQVAEKSIGPDRRFRLGGLVEQGSVQKEGQVVRFTVTDTNKTVKVTYRGILPDLFREGQGVIAEGSIGPDGVFTAREILAKHDENYMPPEVAKALKESGQWKDKK; encoded by the coding sequence ATGACTCCGAAACGCCGCCGCCTCTGGTTGCTGCTGGGCTCGCTGGCCACGCTCGGCGTCGCGGCCACGCTCGTGCTCACGGCGCTGAACGACAATCTCGTCTTCTTCTATTCGCCGACGCAGGTGGCGGAGAAGAGCATCGGCCCGGACCGCCGCTTCCGCCTGGGCGGTCTGGTCGAGCAGGGCAGCGTGCAGAAAGAAGGGCAGGTCGTGCGCTTCACGGTGACCGATACGAACAAGACGGTGAAGGTCACGTATCGCGGCATCCTGCCGGACCTGTTCCGCGAGGGACAGGGCGTGATCGCCGAGGGCTCGATCGGCCCGGACGGCGTGTTCACCGCGCGCGAGATCCTGGCGAAGCATGATGAAAATTATATGCCTCCCGAAGTCGCGAAGGCGCTCAAAGAGTCGGGGCAATGGAAAGACAAGAAGTGA
- a CDS encoding heme lyase CcmF/NrfE family subunit has product MIPELGHFALILALAVALVQGTLPLIGASRGDLRLMALGRTAALTQAFLVLLAFGALTQAYVTSDFSVLNVVDNSHSAKPLLYKISGVWGNHEGSMLLWALILALFGAAVAVFGNNLPDTLRSRVLAIQALIGVGFLAFLLFTSNPFARVFPAPPDGNGLNPLLQDPGLAFHPPLLYLGYVGYSVTYAFAVAALLEGRVDAAWARWVRPWALAAWCFLTLGIALGSWWAYYILGWGGFWFWDPVENASLMPWLAGTALLHSAIVVEKRDALKSWTVLLALLAFSLSLLGTFLVRSGVLTSVHAFAQDPSRGMFILAFLLFVTGGGLALYAWRAPQLQGGGLFQPVSREGALILNNLLLCTLAATVLLGTLYPLFLDLLTGNKVSVGPPFFNATFVPLCAPLFAALCVGPFLGWKRAELWPALMRLRIALVVSLAAIVVTMTTIDSRSTLAALAFGFGVWLIVGSLASLSDRVRSGTLRTIPRSTLGMVIAHASLGVVVLGSVATSSWNTELMQTMKPGDRIAFAGYSVLLERMDEVRGPNYIAERATLNVSVGGKPYTVLQPERRLFTVQRRQVAETAIQTNLLRDFYATLGEGDPKQGWVIRLYLNPLAPWIWLGAALCALGGFVSLSDRRLRIGAPSRRPAPQAPPLQPAE; this is encoded by the coding sequence TTGATACCGGAGCTTGGTCATTTTGCGCTGATCCTCGCGCTCGCGGTCGCGCTCGTTCAGGGCACGCTGCCGTTGATCGGGGCGTCGCGCGGTGATCTCAGACTCATGGCCCTCGGCCGCACCGCGGCGCTGACTCAGGCGTTCCTCGTGCTGCTGGCGTTCGGCGCGCTGACGCAGGCCTATGTGACGTCCGACTTCTCCGTCCTCAACGTCGTCGACAATTCGCATTCGGCCAAGCCGCTGCTCTACAAGATCAGCGGCGTGTGGGGGAATCACGAAGGGTCGATGCTGCTGTGGGCATTGATCCTCGCGCTGTTCGGCGCCGCGGTCGCGGTCTTCGGCAACAACCTGCCCGACACGTTGCGCAGTCGGGTGCTCGCCATCCAGGCGCTGATCGGCGTCGGCTTTCTGGCCTTCCTGCTTTTCACCTCCAACCCGTTCGCGCGCGTGTTCCCGGCGCCGCCCGACGGCAACGGGCTGAACCCGCTGCTGCAGGATCCCGGCCTCGCCTTCCATCCGCCACTGCTCTATCTCGGCTATGTCGGTTACTCGGTGACTTATGCCTTCGCGGTCGCCGCGCTGCTCGAAGGCCGGGTCGATGCCGCGTGGGCGCGCTGGGTGCGGCCGTGGGCGCTGGCGGCCTGGTGCTTCCTCACCCTCGGCATCGCGCTGGGTTCGTGGTGGGCCTATTACATCCTGGGCTGGGGCGGCTTCTGGTTCTGGGATCCCGTCGAGAACGCCTCGCTGATGCCGTGGCTCGCCGGCACCGCGCTGCTGCACTCGGCCATCGTGGTGGAGAAGCGCGACGCGCTGAAGAGCTGGACGGTGCTGCTGGCTCTGCTGGCCTTTTCGCTGTCGCTGCTGGGCACCTTCCTGGTGCGCTCGGGCGTGCTCACCTCGGTGCACGCCTTCGCGCAGGACCCGTCGCGCGGCATGTTCATCCTGGCGTTCCTGCTGTTCGTCACCGGCGGCGGCCTCGCGCTCTACGCCTGGCGCGCGCCGCAGCTGCAGGGCGGCGGGCTGTTCCAGCCGGTCAGCCGCGAGGGCGCGCTGATCCTGAATAATCTCCTGCTGTGCACGCTCGCGGCCACCGTGCTGCTGGGCACGCTCTACCCGTTGTTCCTCGACCTGCTGACCGGCAACAAGGTCTCGGTCGGTCCTCCGTTCTTCAACGCGACCTTCGTGCCGCTCTGTGCGCCGCTGTTCGCCGCGCTCTGCGTCGGCCCGTTCCTCGGCTGGAAGCGCGCCGAGCTGTGGCCGGCGCTGATGCGGCTGCGGATCGCGCTGGTCGTGTCGCTGGCCGCCATCGTCGTCACCATGACGACGATCGACAGCCGCTCGACCTTGGCGGCGCTCGCCTTCGGCTTCGGCGTCTGGCTGATCGTCGGCAGCCTCGCGTCGCTCAGCGACCGCGTCCGCAGCGGCACGCTCCGAACCATCCCGCGCTCGACCCTGGGCATGGTGATCGCCCACGCCTCGCTGGGCGTCGTCGTGCTGGGCTCGGTCGCGACCTCGTCGTGGAACACCGAGCTGATGCAGACGATGAAGCCCGGCGACCGCATCGCCTTCGCCGGCTACAGCGTGCTGCTCGAGCGCATGGACGAGGTACGCGGCCCCAACTACATCGCCGAGCGCGCGACGCTTAACGTCAGCGTCGGCGGCAAGCCCTACACGGTGCTGCAGCCCGAGCGCCGGCTGTTCACCGTGCAGCGCCGCCAGGTCGCCGAGACCGCCATCCAGACCAACCTGCTGCGCGACTTCTACGCCACCCTGGGCGAGGGCGATCCGAAGCAGGGCTGGGTGATCCGCCTCTATCTCAACCCGCTGGCGCCGTGGATCTGGCTGGGCGCGGCGCTGTGCGCGCTGGGCGGCTTCGTCTCGCTGTCGGACCGGCGGCTGCGCATCGGCGCGCCGTCGCGGAGGCCCGCCCCTCAGGCGCCGCCCCTGCAGCCGGCCGAATAG
- a CDS encoding DsbE family thiol:disulfide interchange protein yields the protein MRRLLFILPLLTLALMAGFFAWSLTSGRDPASIGSVVVGRPAPKLDLPALRPGEAPLTDESLRTGKPVIVNFFASWCTPCLAEHPLFTRLAERDGATIVGIAWKNKRDDALPWLKRLGDPYRLAGLDLDGKTGLDWGLSGVPETYLIDGAGIVRRHYRGPITERDLNETILPFLKGAVK from the coding sequence ATGCGCCGGCTCCTCTTCATCCTGCCGCTGCTGACGCTCGCGCTGATGGCGGGCTTCTTCGCCTGGTCGCTGACCAGCGGCCGCGACCCCGCCTCGATCGGCTCGGTGGTGGTGGGACGGCCGGCGCCGAAGCTCGACCTGCCGGCGCTGCGGCCGGGCGAGGCGCCGCTCACCGACGAATCCCTGCGCACCGGCAAGCCGGTGATCGTGAATTTCTTTGCAAGCTGGTGCACGCCGTGCCTGGCCGAGCATCCGCTGTTCACGCGGCTCGCCGAGCGCGACGGCGCGACGATCGTTGGCATCGCGTGGAAGAACAAGCGCGACGACGCGCTGCCCTGGCTGAAGCGGCTGGGCGATCCCTACCGGCTCGCGGGCCTCGACCTCGACGGCAAGACCGGCCTCGACTGGGGCCTCTCCGGCGTGCCCGAGACCTACCTGATCGACGGCGCCGGCATCGTGCGCCGCCACTATCGCGGACCGATCACCGAGCGGGATCTGAACGAGACGATCCTGCCGTTCCTCAAGGGGGCGGTGAAGTGA
- a CDS encoding cytochrome c-type biogenesis protein: protein MSWRALLCLLALLFTLPALAVEPSEVLPDPALEARAREIGRALRCVVCQNQAIDDSSAEVARDMRRAVRERLTAGDSDADVFAFMVARYGDYVLLKPPFKAGTLVLWLGAPLLLLVAGAALLLAARRRRHTPIVAPKPLDEEERRRLDALLKG from the coding sequence TTGAGTTGGAGAGCGCTGCTCTGCCTCCTCGCGCTGCTATTCACCCTGCCCGCCCTCGCCGTCGAGCCGTCGGAAGTCCTGCCCGATCCCGCGCTCGAAGCCCGCGCCCGCGAGATCGGCCGGGCATTGCGCTGCGTCGTCTGCCAGAACCAGGCGATCGACGATTCCTCGGCCGAGGTGGCGCGCGACATGCGCCGCGCCGTGCGCGAGCGGCTGACGGCCGGCGACAGCGACGCCGACGTCTTCGCCTTCATGGTCGCGCGCTACGGCGACTACGTGCTGCTGAAGCCGCCCTTCAAGGCCGGCACGCTGGTCCTGTGGCTGGGCGCGCCGCTCCTGCTGCTGGTGGCCGGCGCCGCGCTCCTCCTCGCCGCGCGCCGCCGCCGGCACACACCGATCGTGGCGCCCAAACCGCTCGACGAGGAGGAGCGCCGCCGCCTCGATGCGCTCCTGAAAGGCTGA
- the ccmI gene encoding c-type cytochrome biogenesis protein CcmI, whose amino-acid sequence MLEFLLALLTTATVAALLWPLLRMRLPARDRLSGELAIYRDQLAELDRERDAGRLKPAEAAAARTEIERRMLAAGDAAAATVKTRTATDAAQKWLPPALSLFVPLLALGLYLQTGRPGLPAAPFADRGTEHAPAPQQLDVAGLLKEARARLAQDPNDADALAALGEGLTLEAGGTVTPPALDALRRALLARPDDARILYYLGLHEAQSGDSKAAIARWRDLEAKSPPDAPYLGLLRAEIARVARAAGIEMPQTQTPQSTMPTPSREQQEAMAQLPPEQRQQAIRSMVEGLAARLADAPQDRAGWLRLANAWKVLGENANAADAYGRADTLAPVDARILADWAEAHVRQLAPGAAPSAQAVAVLERLEKAEPRNALALFYLGVAAEAAGNKPAALQRWKTLLALLPADAPIRGMLEERIKAAGG is encoded by the coding sequence ATGCTCGAATTCCTGCTGGCCCTGCTCACCACCGCGACCGTCGCCGCTTTGCTCTGGCCGCTCCTGCGGATGCGCCTGCCCGCACGCGACCGGCTCTCCGGCGAACTGGCGATCTACCGCGACCAGCTCGCCGAACTCGACCGCGAACGCGACGCCGGCAGGCTGAAGCCCGCCGAGGCCGCCGCCGCCCGCACCGAGATCGAGCGCCGCATGCTGGCCGCCGGCGACGCCGCCGCGGCCACCGTCAAGACAAGGACCGCCACCGACGCGGCACAGAAGTGGCTGCCGCCCGCACTCTCGCTCTTCGTCCCGCTGCTGGCGCTGGGCCTCTATTTGCAGACCGGCCGCCCCGGCCTGCCCGCCGCGCCCTTCGCAGATCGCGGCACCGAACACGCGCCCGCCCCGCAACAGCTCGACGTCGCCGGCCTGCTCAAGGAAGCGCGCGCCCGCCTCGCGCAGGACCCCAACGACGCCGACGCGCTGGCAGCACTGGGCGAGGGCCTGACCCTGGAGGCCGGCGGCACCGTCACCCCGCCCGCGCTCGACGCACTGCGCCGCGCGCTGCTGGCGCGGCCCGACGATGCGCGCATCCTCTACTATCTCGGCCTGCACGAGGCGCAGAGCGGCGATTCGAAGGCCGCGATCGCCCGCTGGCGCGACCTCGAGGCCAAGAGCCCACCCGACGCGCCCTATCTCGGCCTGCTGCGCGCCGAGATCGCGCGGGTGGCCAGGGCCGCCGGGATCGAGATGCCACAAACCCAGACACCGCAATCCACCATGCCGACGCCCAGCCGCGAGCAGCAGGAGGCGATGGCCCAGCTCCCGCCGGAGCAGCGCCAGCAGGCGATCCGCTCCATGGTCGAGGGGCTGGCCGCGCGCCTCGCCGACGCGCCGCAGGACCGCGCCGGCTGGCTGCGCCTGGCCAATGCCTGGAAGGTGCTGGGCGAGAACGCCAACGCCGCCGACGCCTACGGCCGCGCCGACACGCTGGCCCCCGTCGACGCGCGCATCCTGGCCGACTGGGCCGAGGCGCATGTGCGCCAGCTCGCGCCCGGCGCCGCGCCCTCGGCCCAGGCCGTGGCCGTGCTGGAGCGGCTGGAGAAGGCCGAGCCGCGCAACGCGCTGGCCCTGTTCTACCTGGGCGTCGCCGCCGAAGCCGCGGGCAACAAGCCGGCGGCGCTGCAGCGCTGGAAGACGCTGCTGGCGCTGTTGCCGGCGGATGCGCCGATCCGCGGGATGCTGGAGGAGCGGATCAAGGCGGCGGGGGGGTGA
- a CDS encoding HsdM family class I SAM-dependent methyltransferase encodes MSHLHKFSEAKATFDADHANAATSICIVPVRGKARPNDSIRNVRGEPNEQYYKWQFVYGLVHSGLYPKDYIGVEVHFPKGNKGSAALQLDGAIFDDAAWLDRYNAYWNDRKSSDLEWLNDHLLATIEFKKNDKEIEKVFAGQIRPAMREKEPSDAYVLGMYYDAERLYMFHRRSGLYLRYDESKNQKGLASKVGDLSLHLPDPYAFIPSFEELKAKVHKPSTLNRAARGISDLDVITTISSVQIQTALSDVLRAMDKAGLVNQRGYQILVQTLALKIFDEKRNEVRKDRHLQFFVTDEEASFSNLGEPKVQGFVDRMTALRTDASAKYQKILRNNEIDWRNPSHVRVVVAISQAFQDYSFARSARSDLYQLVFYNFANSFKRDEAAQFLTPLPVIDFVVKLVNPRDGETVLDPCCGIGDFLSLSFVNASTKASGWQLDDANIYGIDLDENMITLATLNMLLNGDGEAKLFDKPDKGSILYKIAQGSPPALVSLLPDHHQRGNWDNWPDQTKLQKFDVVLTNPPFGEDRAYRVKSDTDRRIIEMYETWHITRDRSTSDENGGSPGAKVPARKSPKGSDNIDLGIVFLENAYRMLKDDGRLGIVLSNSIASINRWTKIREWLATKLRLVAFFDLPSNVFAETGVNTSILVAYKPKADELRRLSESGYSIYARDIERVGYEKRTLKRNVFFNPLFQMDETTFDIRVDVEGRPLLDEEFTETLSDFRTWALGQEETLQRLFLKEG; translated from the coding sequence ATGAGTCATTTGCATAAATTTTCTGAAGCGAAGGCGACATTCGATGCCGACCATGCGAATGCAGCAACATCAATCTGCATTGTACCGGTTCGCGGCAAGGCTCGCCCTAATGATTCAATTCGCAATGTGAGGGGCGAGCCCAATGAACAATATTACAAATGGCAGTTTGTTTATGGACTCGTGCACAGCGGCCTATATCCAAAAGATTACATCGGAGTGGAGGTCCATTTCCCAAAGGGAAATAAAGGTTCGGCCGCCCTGCAGCTAGATGGGGCGATTTTCGATGATGCGGCTTGGCTGGACCGCTACAACGCCTACTGGAACGACAGGAAGAGCAGTGATCTCGAATGGTTAAACGACCACTTGCTTGCAACTATCGAGTTCAAGAAAAATGACAAAGAAATTGAGAAGGTTTTCGCCGGCCAGATAAGGCCGGCTATGCGAGAAAAGGAGCCATCGGACGCTTACGTACTAGGCATGTACTACGACGCCGAGCGGCTCTATATGTTTCACCGCCGTTCGGGCTTGTATCTTCGATACGATGAATCCAAGAATCAAAAGGGGTTGGCCAGCAAGGTGGGGGATTTGTCCCTTCATTTGCCAGATCCCTACGCCTTCATTCCCTCATTTGAGGAGTTGAAGGCCAAGGTTCACAAGCCATCGACTCTCAATCGCGCCGCACGGGGGATTTCTGACCTCGACGTAATCACAACGATTTCCTCGGTGCAAATTCAGACCGCTCTGTCCGATGTACTGCGGGCAATGGACAAGGCAGGTCTGGTAAATCAACGGGGATATCAAATCCTCGTTCAAACCCTTGCCCTCAAGATTTTCGACGAGAAAAGAAATGAGGTTCGAAAGGACCGCCACCTGCAGTTCTTTGTGACGGACGAAGAAGCCTCCTTTAGCAATCTCGGGGAACCCAAGGTCCAAGGTTTTGTAGATCGCATGACTGCGCTGCGAACTGACGCATCTGCGAAGTATCAAAAAATTCTGCGAAACAACGAGATCGACTGGAGAAATCCAAGTCACGTTCGAGTTGTGGTCGCCATCAGCCAGGCGTTCCAAGATTACTCATTTGCACGGTCTGCGAGGAGTGATCTTTACCAGCTTGTTTTTTACAACTTTGCAAACTCGTTTAAGCGCGATGAAGCCGCTCAATTTCTTACGCCGCTGCCCGTTATCGATTTCGTAGTTAAACTGGTCAATCCCCGCGATGGCGAAACTGTTCTTGATCCCTGTTGCGGTATCGGAGACTTCTTGTCGCTTTCCTTTGTAAACGCATCGACGAAAGCGTCCGGCTGGCAATTGGATGATGCGAATATTTACGGCATCGATCTAGACGAAAACATGATCACGCTCGCGACACTGAATATGCTGTTGAACGGGGACGGTGAAGCTAAGCTATTCGACAAGCCAGACAAGGGATCGATCCTCTACAAGATCGCCCAGGGAAGCCCCCCGGCTTTAGTTTCATTGCTTCCTGACCATCACCAGCGAGGGAACTGGGATAACTGGCCAGATCAAACGAAGCTGCAGAAATTTGATGTGGTCCTAACTAATCCCCCCTTTGGGGAAGATCGCGCTTACAGGGTTAAGTCGGACACCGACCGGCGCATCATAGAGATGTATGAAACTTGGCACATCACCCGCGACAGAAGTACCTCGGATGAAAATGGCGGGTCTCCGGGAGCGAAGGTTCCTGCAAGGAAGTCGCCCAAAGGGAGCGACAACATCGATCTTGGAATCGTATTCCTTGAGAATGCATATCGAATGCTCAAGGACGATGGACGGCTTGGCATCGTGTTGTCCAACTCCATCGCTTCGATCAATCGTTGGACCAAAATTCGCGAATGGCTTGCGACCAAACTGCGTTTAGTGGCGTTTTTCGATTTGCCGTCGAACGTATTCGCAGAAACCGGCGTGAATACAAGTATTTTGGTAGCCTACAAGCCAAAGGCCGACGAGTTAAGGCGGTTGAGCGAGAGCGGCTACAGCATTTACGCCCGAGACATTGAACGCGTCGGATACGAGAAGCGCACGCTTAAGAGAAATGTTTTTTTCAATCCGCTTTTTCAAATGGATGAGACGACATTTGACATTCGAGTTGACGTCGAAGGGCGACCACTTCTCGACGAAGAGTTTACTGAAACACTCTCGGACTTCCGCACATGGGCCTTGGGTCAGGAGGAAACGCTGCAGCGCCTCTTTCTAAAGGAAGGCTAA
- a CDS encoding DUF4268 domain-containing protein, with protein sequence MKTPLGKLERINLREAWKHEAAEFTPWLAQEENLELLAEALGLVELELVGTEHWVGDFKLDVLCSDDDGQVIIENQLEKTNHSHLGQIITYAAGVGAKKVIWLAESFRPEHVAALDFLNQSTTAGLNFFAAEVELWRIGDSPMAPSFNVLVKPNDWTKTSRESAKVATTTTPTKQRQLKFWTEWSAWLKAKASTLRPQKPLPQHWTNLALGRAGIHLAASVVSRDRRVSVEVYIDHPNSKSMFKQLQAQQQALENQLGMQLQWNELPDGHACRIVHLRPDSPLEDEVSWPIYFAWLEDAALRLSTVFRPIVRTLS encoded by the coding sequence ATGAAAACCCCGCTCGGCAAACTAGAGCGAATCAATCTACGAGAAGCCTGGAAGCACGAGGCAGCAGAGTTTACGCCTTGGTTGGCGCAGGAAGAGAACCTGGAGCTATTAGCTGAGGCGCTAGGACTAGTGGAACTGGAGCTGGTGGGAACTGAGCATTGGGTCGGAGATTTCAAACTTGATGTGCTTTGTTCCGACGATGACGGCCAAGTCATTATCGAAAACCAGTTGGAGAAAACGAACCATTCTCACTTGGGACAGATAATCACTTATGCAGCTGGGGTAGGTGCCAAAAAAGTCATTTGGCTGGCGGAGTCTTTTCGCCCTGAGCATGTGGCCGCATTGGACTTCCTTAACCAAAGCACGACTGCAGGGCTGAACTTCTTTGCTGCTGAAGTTGAACTTTGGCGAATTGGCGACTCCCCGATGGCCCCGAGTTTTAACGTCTTGGTCAAACCTAACGACTGGACGAAGACAAGCCGCGAAAGTGCCAAGGTGGCCACAACCACTACGCCCACGAAGCAACGTCAGCTAAAGTTCTGGACTGAATGGTCAGCTTGGCTGAAAGCGAAAGCATCTACCTTGAGGCCGCAAAAACCGCTGCCTCAACACTGGACAAATCTGGCATTGGGCCGCGCTGGCATCCACCTCGCTGCTTCTGTCGTTTCGAGGGACCGACGAGTGAGCGTGGAAGTTTACATCGATCACCCAAATTCGAAGTCGATGTTTAAGCAATTGCAAGCGCAGCAGCAGGCACTCGAAAACCAGTTAGGCATGCAGTTACAGTGGAACGAACTTCCAGACGGACATGCCTGCCGCATTGTGCATTTGCGCCCCGATTCCCCACTTGAAGATGAAGTGAGCTGGCCCATCTATTTTGCTTGGCTCGAAGATGCCGCCTTACGCTTGTCTACTGTCTTCCGGCCAATCGTCAGGACGCTATCTTGA
- a CDS encoding nuclear transport factor 2 family protein yields MSHPTATPDAVVEAYVATWNETDPVRRRVGLAAAWTGTGIYRDPVMASDGPAGIDAMLAGVQAKFPGFVLKRTSKVDAHGGLSGSPVGLYLRFTWSLGPVDGPSVVEGVDFCTLAPDGRLASVVGFIDKMPG; encoded by the coding sequence ATGTCCCATCCCACCGCCACGCCCGACGCCGTCGTCGAGGCCTACGTCGCTACCTGGAACGAGACCGATCCCGTGCGCCGCCGCGTCGGCCTTGCGGCGGCCTGGACCGGGACGGGGATCTACCGCGATCCGGTGATGGCGAGCGACGGGCCTGCCGGGATCGACGCCATGCTGGCGGGCGTGCAGGCGAAGTTCCCGGGCTTCGTGCTCAAGCGCACCTCGAAGGTCGACGCCCATGGCGGCCTGTCCGGTAGCCCAGTGGGGCTCTATCTGCGCTTCACCTGGTCGCTGGGTCCAGTCGACGGGCCCTCGGTCGTCGAGGGTGTCGATTTCTGCACCCTGGCGCCGGACGGGCGGCTGGCGTCCGTGGTGGGCTTTATCGACAAGATGCCGGGTTAA